In the genome of Burkholderia diffusa, one region contains:
- a CDS encoding ABC transporter substrate-binding protein — protein sequence MTDTTAPAPTGAPDDKRRRLLRAAGAAALAAPAITLGRKAWSAPPLKKLTFAWNQNAFCLTPIVVAQENGFFEKNGLKVELINYSGSTDQLLESIATGKADAAVGMIHRWLKPLEAGFDVKIIGSSHGGCVRLLGAKTAGVTTLQALKGKTVGVSDLAAPGKHFFSILLAKNGIDPERDVTWRQYPADLLGVAVDKGEIQAIADGDPNLYLLEKRSNGAYTELATNLSGEYARKVCCVIGARGDLVRNDRPAAAALARSIVQATEYTHDNPNEAAKAFAKYSPKINPEDLRKLYATLTYTHHPTNVDLQQEIAFYADDFRRIGVLKKGTDPQRFAQQVYSNVLG from the coding sequence ATGACCGATACCACCGCACCCGCGCCGACCGGCGCCCCTGACGACAAGCGCCGACGGCTGCTGCGCGCGGCCGGCGCCGCCGCGCTCGCCGCGCCGGCGATCACGCTCGGCCGCAAAGCGTGGTCCGCGCCGCCGCTGAAGAAGCTCACGTTCGCGTGGAACCAGAATGCGTTCTGCCTGACGCCGATCGTCGTCGCGCAGGAGAACGGCTTCTTCGAGAAGAACGGATTGAAGGTCGAACTGATCAACTACAGCGGATCGACCGATCAGTTGCTCGAATCGATCGCGACCGGCAAGGCCGATGCGGCGGTCGGGATGATCCACCGCTGGCTGAAGCCGCTCGAAGCCGGCTTCGACGTGAAAATCATCGGCAGCTCGCACGGCGGCTGCGTGCGGCTGCTCGGCGCGAAGACGGCCGGCGTGACGACGCTGCAGGCGCTGAAGGGCAAGACGGTCGGCGTCAGCGATCTCGCGGCGCCGGGCAAGCATTTCTTCTCGATCCTGCTCGCGAAGAACGGCATCGATCCCGAACGCGACGTCACCTGGCGGCAGTATCCGGCCGACCTGCTCGGCGTCGCGGTCGACAAGGGCGAGATCCAGGCGATCGCCGACGGCGACCCGAACCTCTATCTGCTCGAAAAGCGCAGCAACGGCGCGTATACGGAACTCGCGACGAACCTGTCCGGCGAATACGCGCGCAAGGTGTGCTGCGTGATCGGTGCGCGCGGCGACCTCGTGCGCAACGACCGGCCGGCGGCAGCCGCACTCGCGCGCTCGATCGTGCAAGCCACCGAGTACACGCACGACAATCCGAACGAAGCCGCGAAGGCGTTCGCGAAGTATTCGCCGAAGATCAACCCGGAAGATCTGCGCAAGCTGTACGCGACGCTGACCTACACGCACCACCCGACCAACGTCGACCTGCAGCAGGAAATCGCGTTCTACGCGGACGATTTCCGCCGGATCGGCGTGCTGAAGAAAGGCACCGACCCGCAGCGCTTCGCGCAGCAGGTCTATTCGAACGTGCTGGGGTGA
- a CDS encoding LLM class flavin-dependent oxidoreductase: MSVEFIGMIQSQKQSEIHPPTGPVVDPDYVRDFARAHETAGFDRILVPHHSTGPSATLTIAFAAAATERIHFMLAHRPGFTAPTLAARQIATLDQFSRGRLAVHFISGGSDSEQQRDGDFLDHDARYARTDEYLGILRRVWTETQPFDHDGAHYRFTQGFSEVKPYQQPHVPIYFGGASDAALQVAGKHADVYALWGESLDQVRDLTTRVRAEAAKHGRQVRFSVSFRPILAATEDEAWARAHRILDETRRLREAAGLGTGGPQQSEGARRLLAAAERGSRVDKRLWTEIAKLTGARSNSTALVGTPEQVADALLDYYDLGVTTFLIRGFDPLEDAIDYGRELIPRVRSAVAARDAARRAA, from the coding sequence ATGAGCGTCGAATTCATCGGCATGATCCAGAGCCAGAAGCAGTCGGAAATCCATCCGCCCACCGGCCCCGTCGTCGATCCCGATTACGTGCGCGACTTCGCCCGCGCACATGAAACGGCCGGCTTCGACCGGATCCTCGTCCCGCATCATTCGACCGGCCCGTCCGCGACGCTGACGATCGCGTTCGCTGCCGCCGCGACCGAGCGCATCCATTTCATGCTCGCGCATCGGCCGGGCTTCACCGCGCCGACGCTCGCCGCGCGGCAGATCGCGACGCTCGATCAGTTCAGCCGCGGCCGGCTCGCCGTGCACTTCATCTCCGGCGGCTCGGACAGCGAGCAGCAGCGCGACGGCGACTTCCTCGACCACGATGCACGCTACGCGCGCACCGACGAATATCTCGGCATCCTGCGCCGCGTCTGGACCGAAACGCAGCCGTTCGATCACGACGGCGCGCACTACCGCTTCACGCAGGGCTTTTCCGAAGTGAAGCCGTACCAGCAGCCGCACGTGCCGATCTACTTCGGCGGCGCGTCGGACGCGGCGCTGCAAGTCGCCGGCAAGCACGCGGACGTCTATGCGCTGTGGGGCGAATCGCTCGACCAGGTGCGCGACCTGACGACCCGCGTGCGCGCCGAAGCCGCGAAGCACGGCCGGCAGGTGCGCTTCTCCGTGTCGTTCCGGCCGATCCTCGCGGCGACCGAGGACGAAGCATGGGCGCGCGCGCACCGCATCCTCGACGAAACCCGCCGGTTGCGCGAAGCGGCCGGCCTCGGCACCGGCGGCCCGCAGCAGAGCGAAGGCGCGCGGCGCCTGCTCGCCGCGGCCGAACGCGGCTCGCGCGTCGACAAGCGGCTGTGGACCGAGATCGCGAAGCTCACCGGCGCGCGCTCGAATTCGACCGCGCTGGTCGGCACGCCCGAACAGGTCGCCGACGCGCTGCTCGATTACTACGACCTCGGCGTGACGACCTTCCTGATCCGCGGCTTCGATCCGCTCGAAGATGCAATCGACTACGGCCGCGAACTGATTCCGCGCGTGCGCAGCGCCGTCGCGGCACGCGACGCGGCGCGCCGCGCGGCCTGA
- a CDS encoding cysteine dioxygenase — protein MSTLSLHQTPLRPFVDRLGALLASGANEARILDEGGALLAALVAHDDWLPDAFAQPDPARYRQYLLYLDPDERFSVVSFVWGPGQTTPIHNHTVWGLIGMLRGGEFSQPYRFDATGRPVPSGDAVRLRPGDVEAVSPRIGDVHRVTNAFADQVSISIHVYGANIGKVERAVFLDDGTVKPFVSGYSNA, from the coding sequence GTGAGTACGCTTTCGTTGCATCAGACGCCGCTGCGTCCGTTCGTCGACAGGCTGGGCGCGCTGCTCGCGTCCGGCGCGAACGAGGCGCGCATCCTGGACGAGGGCGGCGCGCTGCTGGCCGCGCTCGTCGCGCACGACGACTGGCTGCCCGACGCGTTCGCGCAGCCCGATCCGGCGCGCTACCGCCAGTACCTGCTGTATCTCGATCCCGACGAGCGGTTCTCCGTCGTCAGCTTTGTGTGGGGGCCCGGCCAGACGACGCCGATCCACAACCACACCGTATGGGGGCTGATCGGGATGCTGCGCGGCGGCGAGTTCTCGCAGCCGTACCGGTTCGACGCGACCGGCCGGCCGGTGCCGTCGGGCGATGCGGTGCGGCTGCGGCCGGGCGACGTCGAGGCCGTGTCGCCGCGCATCGGCGACGTTCATCGCGTGACCAACGCGTTCGCCGACCAGGTGTCGATCAGCATCCACGTGTACGGCGCGAACATCGGCAAGGTCGAGCGCGCGGTATTCCTGGACGACGGCACCGTGAAGCCGTTCGTGTCCGGCTATTCGAACGCGTGA
- a CDS encoding acyl-CoA dehydrogenase family protein, whose product MSARLAASSPLSQQSSSLRHLPADDARVAALLERLAPDLAADAARNDVDGRFPHENFARLHRAGLIAQVVPREHGGAGATLAQASRIVAAVARADPATALVLTMTYLQHRALGRADNRWPARVRRAVFDSAVAEGALINALRVEPALGSPSRGGLPETIARRDGDGWRLSGHKLYSTGIPALRWLAVWARTDEPEPRVGVFLVPRERDTDDEAGIRVIESWNHLGLRAPGSHEVVFDDVRLPADHAVDVRAPDAWAVSAASHADIDAQADQQAWMVALLGSLYDAVARASRDWLLEFATTRVPSGLGVPLATLPRIQEAVGEIEGWLHTNRVLLDEHIARTDTGDAPTVTTSGLVKRTVTEQAIRTVEHALKLSGNHGLSRHHPLERHYRDVLCSRVHTPQDDAIAVAAGRAALDAASRSATTNAGAGGTSRGAPASGRNEDDA is encoded by the coding sequence ATGTCCGCCCGCCTTGCCGCTTCCTCGCCGCTATCGCAGCAGTCGTCGTCGCTGCGCCACCTGCCTGCCGACGATGCGCGCGTCGCCGCGCTGCTCGAGCGCCTCGCGCCCGATCTCGCCGCCGATGCCGCCCGCAACGATGTCGACGGCCGCTTCCCGCACGAGAACTTCGCGCGGCTGCATCGTGCCGGGCTGATCGCGCAGGTCGTGCCGCGCGAGCACGGCGGCGCGGGCGCGACGCTCGCACAGGCGAGCCGGATCGTCGCCGCCGTCGCGCGCGCCGATCCCGCGACCGCACTGGTGCTGACGATGACGTATCTGCAGCATCGCGCGCTCGGCCGCGCGGACAACCGCTGGCCCGCGCGCGTGCGGCGCGCGGTGTTCGACAGTGCGGTCGCCGAAGGCGCGCTGATCAACGCGTTGCGCGTCGAACCGGCGCTCGGTTCGCCGTCGCGAGGCGGCCTGCCCGAGACGATCGCGCGCCGCGACGGCGACGGCTGGCGGTTGTCCGGCCACAAGCTGTACAGCACCGGCATTCCGGCGCTGCGCTGGCTCGCCGTGTGGGCGCGCACCGACGAACCCGAACCGCGTGTCGGCGTATTCCTGGTTCCGCGCGAGCGCGATACGGATGACGAAGCAGGCATTCGCGTGATCGAAAGCTGGAATCACCTGGGCCTGCGCGCACCGGGCAGCCACGAGGTCGTGTTCGACGACGTGCGGCTGCCCGCCGATCATGCGGTGGACGTGCGCGCGCCCGATGCGTGGGCCGTATCGGCCGCGAGCCATGCGGATATCGACGCGCAGGCCGACCAGCAGGCGTGGATGGTCGCGTTGCTCGGCAGCCTCTACGATGCGGTGGCGCGTGCGTCGCGCGACTGGTTGCTCGAGTTCGCGACGACGCGCGTGCCGAGCGGGCTCGGCGTCCCGCTCGCGACGCTGCCGCGCATTCAGGAGGCCGTCGGCGAGATCGAAGGGTGGTTGCACACGAATCGCGTGCTGCTCGACGAGCACATCGCGCGCACCGACACGGGCGACGCGCCGACGGTGACGACGAGCGGCCTCGTCAAGCGAACCGTGACGGAGCAGGCGATCCGCACGGTCGAGCACGCGTTGAAGCTGTCGGGCAATCACGGGCTGAGCCGCCACCATCCGCTCGAGCGTCACTATCGCGACGTGCTGTGCAGCCGCGTGCACACGCCGCAGGACGATGCGATCGCGGTGGCCGCCGGACGGGCGGCACTCGACGCGGCGTCGCGCAGCGCGACGACGAACGCGGGGGCCGGTGGTACGTCACGCGGCGCACCGGCATCCGGCCGAAACGAAGACGATGCGTGA
- a CDS encoding c-type cytochrome, producing the protein MNAPPFADWALLFLQLLYRAQIALSRALHAAGLIGDADGQAAWPWPHRIALETLRIDAALTRQLAFACAATALAVALGCIALVSRKWRAASAIAALAVAWFAPWPPASLWLAPAVPTSFQRDPAPLSVANVMHGAHLYARHCAACHGADGRGEGPLAATLAHWPPTFAGALLARRLDGELYWRVRHGTHDARGASSMPGFAATLGPADTWAVLAYLKALSAGSGAQAGGAWPVPVPLPALDVRCGSAAPQPLERWREGQRVRIVALAPGSAAPTEDPRWQTLLVTADDTHAPPATGTRANCVASTPGAWQAFATIAGVPPGTFGGTQLLADRRGWLRARALPGSTGWSSDDLLCRSDATARPSAATASADPLTALLLRVDAEPVRDVQAGLPH; encoded by the coding sequence ATGAACGCACCGCCGTTCGCCGACTGGGCCCTCCTGTTCCTGCAACTGCTGTATCGCGCGCAGATCGCGCTCTCCCGGGCGCTGCATGCGGCCGGCCTGATCGGCGATGCCGACGGACAGGCCGCGTGGCCCTGGCCGCACCGGATCGCGCTCGAAACGCTGCGCATCGATGCAGCGCTCACGCGACAGCTGGCGTTCGCTTGCGCGGCAACCGCGCTCGCCGTGGCGCTCGGCTGTATCGCGCTGGTTTCGCGCAAGTGGCGGGCGGCATCGGCAATCGCCGCGCTGGCCGTCGCGTGGTTCGCGCCGTGGCCACCGGCGTCGCTGTGGCTCGCACCTGCGGTGCCCACGAGTTTCCAGCGCGATCCCGCGCCGCTTTCCGTCGCGAACGTCATGCACGGCGCGCACCTGTATGCGCGGCATTGCGCGGCATGTCACGGCGCGGACGGCCGCGGCGAAGGGCCGCTCGCGGCAACGCTCGCGCATTGGCCGCCGACCTTCGCGGGCGCGCTGCTCGCCCGCCGGCTCGACGGCGAACTGTACTGGCGCGTGCGGCACGGCACGCACGACGCGCGCGGCGCATCGTCGATGCCGGGCTTCGCCGCGACGCTCGGCCCGGCCGACACATGGGCCGTGCTCGCTTACCTGAAGGCGCTGTCGGCCGGCAGCGGCGCGCAGGCGGGAGGTGCGTGGCCCGTGCCGGTTCCGCTGCCAGCGCTCGACGTGCGTTGCGGCAGCGCCGCGCCGCAACCGCTCGAGCGCTGGCGCGAAGGCCAGCGCGTGCGCATCGTCGCGCTCGCACCGGGCAGCGCTGCCCCGACGGAAGATCCGCGCTGGCAGACGCTGCTCGTCACCGCCGACGATACGCACGCGCCACCGGCAACCGGTACACGCGCGAACTGCGTCGCGTCGACGCCCGGTGCATGGCAAGCGTTCGCGACGATCGCCGGCGTGCCGCCAGGGACGTTCGGCGGCACGCAACTGCTCGCCGACCGGCGCGGCTGGCTACGGGCGCGCGCGTTGCCGGGGAGCACGGGCTGGTCGTCCGACGATTTGCTGTGCCGCTCGGATGCGACCGCACGGCCATCCGCCGCGACCGCGAGCGCCGATCCGCTGACGGCCCTGCTGCTGCGCGTGGACGCCGAACCCGTGCGCGACGTACAGGCCGGGCTCCCGCATTGA
- a CDS encoding ABC transporter permease, which produces MSTIEHAPASRPAPARGEAAAATSAVAAAPRPACAGCDAIAAADARRARTWPTGIAAALAWAALGAVTRVWPNRVVGFTDWAYTDTFGIAAWAIAALLLAAATLGHRVPATRARLARVRPAGPWLVALPLVLAAWEIATAKTGWLPTPFFAPPQALIEVYVDDWPRLAGSAGNTLKLLSLGFAYGVAAGFAVGVSIGWSRRIGYWVHPVLRVLGPVPATALLPLTFYFFPTSYSAAAFLIALSTGFPVAVLTWSGVASVNRQYYDVARTLGANARFLVLRVAIPAALPHVFVGIFMGLSASFTVLVVAEMMGVKSGLGWYLSWAQGWASYVNMYAALIVMALLFSGLIALLFAVRDRVLAWQKGTVKW; this is translated from the coding sequence ATGTCGACGATCGAACACGCACCTGCTTCGCGCCCTGCACCGGCGCGGGGCGAAGCCGCCGCCGCGACTTCCGCCGTCGCCGCCGCTCCCCGTCCCGCATGCGCGGGGTGCGATGCGATCGCCGCAGCGGACGCACGCCGCGCACGTACCTGGCCGACCGGCATCGCGGCGGCGCTCGCGTGGGCCGCGCTCGGCGCGGTGACTCGCGTGTGGCCGAATCGCGTCGTCGGTTTCACCGACTGGGCGTACACCGACACGTTCGGCATCGCCGCGTGGGCGATCGCCGCGCTGCTGCTGGCCGCCGCGACGCTCGGTCATCGCGTGCCTGCCACGCGCGCGCGGCTTGCCCGCGTGCGCCCGGCCGGCCCGTGGCTCGTCGCCCTGCCGCTCGTGCTTGCCGCATGGGAAATCGCCACGGCCAAGACCGGCTGGCTGCCGACGCCGTTCTTCGCGCCGCCGCAGGCACTCATCGAGGTCTACGTCGACGATTGGCCGCGCCTCGCCGGCAGCGCCGGCAATACGCTGAAGCTGCTTTCGCTCGGATTCGCCTACGGCGTCGCGGCCGGGTTCGCGGTCGGCGTATCGATCGGCTGGTCGCGCCGCATCGGCTACTGGGTGCATCCGGTGCTGCGCGTGCTCGGCCCGGTGCCGGCCACCGCGTTGCTGCCGCTCACGTTCTACTTCTTCCCGACGAGCTATTCGGCCGCCGCATTCCTGATCGCGTTGTCGACCGGCTTCCCGGTCGCGGTACTGACATGGTCGGGCGTCGCGAGCGTGAACCGGCAGTACTACGACGTCGCGCGCACGCTCGGCGCGAACGCGCGCTTCCTGGTGTTGCGCGTCGCGATTCCCGCCGCGCTGCCGCACGTGTTCGTCGGCATCTTCATGGGGCTGAGCGCCTCGTTCACGGTGCTCGTCGTCGCCGAGATGATGGGCGTCAAGTCGGGGCTCGGCTGGTATCTGAGCTGGGCGCAGGGCTGGGCGTCGTATGTGAACATGTATGCGGCGCTGATCGTGATGGCGCTGCTGTTTTCCGGGTTGATCGCGCTGCTGTTCGCGGTGCGCGACCGTGTGCTCGCGTGGCAGAAAGGAACCGTCAAATGGTAA
- a CDS encoding LysR family transcriptional regulator — MKISDIDAFAAVVRCQTLSQAAAELGMTQPAITRRVQNLEEALGATLLDRNTKPPRPTDIGLQVFEQCRAILREVDALRELTAGQRPPAGEFRVGLTQGLGELMLPGLIARIGAQWPALATQVTTAWGGTLVERVARRELDAALVFLAREMLLPPQVDGERLLATRLVAVGRKGDWPRRSYRLADCHARGWVLNPDGCGFRAGLRRALDAQGLPMPVALDTYGRDLQLQSVANGFGLGLMPLPLVEGSPLRDAVDIVPLADFKPQIDLWLLRRQDAARFGAPLAAVAAHARAAFALPEDAAERDEAA, encoded by the coding sequence ATGAAAATTAGCGATATCGACGCTTTTGCAGCGGTCGTCCGCTGCCAGACGCTGAGCCAGGCCGCGGCCGAGCTCGGGATGACGCAGCCGGCGATCACGCGGCGCGTGCAGAACCTCGAGGAAGCGCTCGGCGCGACGCTGCTCGACCGTAACACGAAGCCGCCGCGCCCGACCGACATCGGCCTGCAGGTGTTCGAGCAATGCCGCGCGATCCTGCGCGAAGTCGATGCGCTGCGCGAACTGACGGCCGGCCAGCGGCCGCCCGCCGGCGAATTCCGCGTCGGCCTCACGCAAGGGCTCGGCGAACTGATGCTTCCCGGCCTGATCGCGCGGATCGGCGCGCAATGGCCGGCGCTCGCCACGCAGGTCACGACGGCCTGGGGCGGCACGCTCGTCGAGCGCGTCGCGCGCCGCGAACTCGACGCAGCGCTTGTGTTTCTGGCCCGCGAGATGCTGTTGCCGCCGCAGGTCGACGGCGAGCGGCTGCTGGCCACGCGGCTCGTCGCGGTCGGCCGCAAGGGCGATTGGCCGCGCCGCAGCTACCGGCTCGCCGACTGTCACGCGCGCGGCTGGGTGCTCAATCCCGACGGCTGCGGCTTTCGCGCGGGTCTGCGCCGCGCGCTCGACGCGCAAGGGCTGCCGATGCCGGTCGCGCTCGATACCTATGGCCGCGACCTGCAATTGCAGAGCGTCGCGAACGGGTTCGGCCTCGGGCTGATGCCGCTGCCGCTTGTCGAAGGCAGCCCGCTGCGCGACGCGGTCGACATCGTGCCGCTCGCCGATTTCAAACCGCAGATCGATCTGTGGCTGCTGCGCCGGCAGGACGCCGCGCGCTTCGGGGCGCCGCTCGCCGCCGTGGCCGCGCATGCGCGCGCGGCGTTCGCGCTGCCCGAAGATGCAGCCGAACGCGACGAAGCCGCTTGA
- a CDS encoding class II aldolase/adducin family protein — protein MSAVLSSSLPARTTSGLVLADTPRQHFWFDPPAPRVDVAAERRHRQERLAAAFRLFARFGFASGLAGHITARDPELPDHFWVNPLGVHFSRIKVSDLLLVNARGETAIGNRPLNKAAFAIHAAIHDAHPHIVAAAHTHSTYGKAWSTLGRPLAPLTQDACVFYEDHALFDDFTGMVVDTSEGARIANALAKPDGTTHKGVILKNHGILTAGPTVEAAAWWYIALDNAAHTQLLAEAAGTPQPIDHATARHTHGQIGGPDGALHAFDSLFARVVADEPDLLD, from the coding sequence ATGTCCGCTGTCCTCTCTTCGTCATTGCCCGCGCGCACCACGTCCGGCCTCGTTCTCGCCGACACGCCGCGTCAGCATTTCTGGTTCGATCCACCTGCGCCGCGCGTCGACGTCGCCGCCGAGCGCCGCCACCGGCAGGAACGGCTCGCGGCCGCGTTCCGCCTGTTCGCACGTTTCGGCTTCGCGTCGGGTCTCGCCGGCCACATCACCGCGCGCGACCCCGAACTGCCCGACCACTTCTGGGTGAATCCGCTAGGCGTGCATTTCTCGCGGATCAAGGTGTCGGACCTGCTGCTCGTCAACGCGCGCGGCGAAACCGCGATCGGCAACCGGCCGCTGAACAAGGCCGCATTCGCGATCCACGCGGCGATTCACGACGCGCATCCGCACATCGTCGCGGCCGCGCATACGCATTCGACCTACGGCAAGGCGTGGTCGACGCTCGGTCGCCCGCTCGCCCCGCTGACGCAGGACGCGTGCGTGTTCTACGAGGATCACGCGCTGTTCGACGACTTCACGGGCATGGTCGTCGATACGAGCGAAGGCGCACGGATCGCGAACGCGCTCGCGAAACCCGACGGCACCACGCACAAGGGCGTGATCCTGAAGAACCACGGCATCCTGACGGCCGGTCCGACGGTCGAGGCCGCCGCGTGGTGGTACATCGCGCTCGACAATGCCGCGCACACGCAGCTGCTGGCCGAAGCGGCCGGCACGCCGCAACCGATCGATCACGCGACCGCGCGACACACGCACGGCCAGATCGGCGGCCCGGACGGCGCATTGCACGCGTTCGACAGCCTGTTCGCACGCGTCGTCGCCGACGAGCCCGACCTGCTCGACTGA
- a CDS encoding ABC transporter ATP-binding protein, with product MVSAAVLESPVSTAPAKSDAATVRGARIDIRRVSHAFDGPGGPLPVLDDVTLSVAAGEFVALLGPSGCGKSTLLRLVAGLDAARQGAIAQDGVPIERPDPSRIVVFQDPTLYPWRRVRANVALGLEARGVARTAQHRVDDALARVGLQEFSNVFPHQLSGGMAQRVALARALVNDPRLLILDEPLGKLDSLTRLTMQAELTALWQRDGFSALLVTHDVEEALFLAQRVIVFGPRPARIVAELHVDLPYPRHRGDPRLAELRHEALRHLGLDASW from the coding sequence ATGGTAAGCGCCGCCGTTCTCGAATCGCCCGTCTCCACGGCACCCGCCAAATCCGATGCCGCGACGGTGCGCGGCGCGCGCATCGACATCCGCCGCGTGAGCCATGCGTTCGACGGCCCCGGCGGCCCGCTGCCGGTGCTCGACGACGTCACGCTGTCGGTCGCGGCCGGCGAATTCGTCGCGCTGCTCGGCCCGAGCGGCTGCGGGAAATCGACACTGCTGCGGCTCGTCGCGGGCCTCGACGCCGCGCGACAAGGCGCAATCGCGCAGGACGGCGTGCCGATCGAACGTCCGGATCCGTCGCGCATCGTCGTGTTCCAGGATCCGACGCTGTACCCGTGGCGCCGCGTGCGCGCGAACGTCGCGCTCGGCCTCGAGGCGCGCGGCGTGGCGCGCACCGCGCAGCATCGTGTCGACGATGCGCTCGCGCGCGTCGGGCTGCAGGAATTCTCGAACGTGTTTCCGCATCAGCTGTCCGGCGGGATGGCGCAGCGGGTCGCGCTCGCCCGCGCGCTCGTCAACGATCCGCGCCTGCTGATCCTCGACGAGCCGCTCGGCAAGCTCGATTCGCTGACACGGTTGACGATGCAGGCCGAGTTGACCGCGCTGTGGCAACGCGACGGATTCTCCGCGCTGCTCGTCACGCACGACGTCGAGGAAGCGCTGTTTCTTGCGCAGCGCGTGATCGTGTTCGGGCCGCGGCCCGCACGGATCGTCGCGGAACTGCATGTCGACCTGCCGTATCCGCGCCATCGCGGCGATCCGCGTCTCGCCGAACTGCGTCACGAAGCGCTGCGACATCTCGGACTCGATGCGAGCTGGTAG
- a CDS encoding rhodanese-related sulfurtransferase has product MTQSVDSTSRFPVASYQDVRARLLARDELALIDVREEDPYAQGHPLWAANFPLSKLELDAWTRIPRRDTPIVVYGEAGGEDLAPRAAAKLAQLGYTDVRLLDGGLAAWLAAGGELFIDVNVPSKSFGEWVEAERHTPSLSAQEVQALIDEKADVVIVDARRFDEYQTMNIPTSTSVPGAELVLRVRALAPNPATRIVVNCAGRTRSIIGTQSLVNAGLPNPVAALRNGTIGWTLAGQALEHGAARRFPDDIEPAQREEARRAARAVAERAGVPRIALADVAALDEPGRTLYRFDVRTPEEYEAGHLPDFLGTPGGQLVQETDHHAAVRGARIVLADDDGVRADMTASWLAQMGWEVRVIEPAGAAAFTERGQPPRDVPASPQVAEVSPATLAGWLNEAAAGEIAVVDVTTSANYVKRHIPGAWFVVRAQLRDALAAIPPAKRYVFTCGSSLLARFAADDARALLPAGAAISVLTGGTAAWIDAGLPLEHGETHLASPRVDRYRRPYEGTDNAAAAMQAYLDWEYGLVDQLKRDGTHHFHVI; this is encoded by the coding sequence GTGACGCAATCCGTTGATTCCACTTCCCGTTTCCCCGTCGCGTCGTACCAGGACGTACGCGCGCGCCTCCTGGCCCGCGACGAGCTCGCGCTGATCGACGTGCGCGAGGAAGATCCCTACGCGCAGGGCCATCCGCTCTGGGCCGCCAACTTTCCGCTGTCGAAGCTCGAACTCGACGCGTGGACGCGCATTCCGCGCCGCGACACGCCGATCGTCGTGTACGGCGAAGCGGGCGGCGAGGATCTCGCGCCGCGCGCGGCCGCGAAGCTCGCGCAGCTCGGCTATACCGACGTGCGGCTGCTCGACGGCGGTCTCGCGGCCTGGCTCGCCGCGGGCGGCGAGCTGTTCATCGACGTGAACGTGCCGAGCAAGTCGTTCGGCGAATGGGTCGAGGCCGAGCGCCATACGCCGTCGCTGTCCGCGCAGGAAGTGCAGGCGCTGATCGACGAGAAGGCGGACGTCGTGATCGTCGACGCGCGCCGCTTCGACGAATACCAGACGATGAACATCCCGACGTCGACGAGCGTGCCGGGTGCGGAGCTCGTACTGCGCGTGCGCGCGCTCGCGCCGAACCCCGCAACCCGGATCGTGGTGAACTGCGCGGGCCGCACGCGCAGCATCATCGGCACGCAGTCGCTCGTGAATGCGGGGCTGCCGAACCCGGTCGCGGCATTGCGCAACGGCACGATCGGCTGGACGCTCGCCGGCCAGGCGCTTGAGCACGGCGCCGCGCGACGCTTTCCGGACGACATCGAACCCGCGCAGCGCGAGGAAGCCCGTCGCGCCGCGCGCGCGGTGGCCGAGCGTGCCGGCGTGCCGCGCATCGCGCTCGCGGACGTCGCGGCGCTCGACGAGCCGGGCCGCACGCTGTACCGCTTCGACGTGCGTACGCCGGAGGAATACGAGGCCGGCCATCTGCCAGACTTCCTGGGCACGCCGGGCGGCCAGCTCGTGCAGGAAACCGATCATCATGCGGCCGTGCGCGGCGCGCGCATCGTACTCGCCGACGACGACGGCGTGCGCGCGGACATGACCGCGTCGTGGCTCGCGCAGATGGGCTGGGAGGTGCGCGTGATCGAGCCGGCCGGCGCGGCGGCGTTCACCGAGCGCGGTCAGCCGCCCCGCGACGTGCCGGCGTCGCCGCAGGTGGCCGAGGTGTCGCCCGCGACGCTCGCGGGCTGGCTGAACGAGGCGGCCGCGGGCGAGATCGCGGTCGTCGACGTGACGACCAGCGCGAACTACGTGAAGCGGCATATTCCCGGCGCATGGTTCGTCGTGCGCGCGCAGTTGCGCGACGCGCTCGCCGCGATTCCGCCAGCGAAGCGCTATGTGTTCACGTGCGGCTCGAGCCTGCTCGCGCGGTTCGCGGCGGACGACGCGCGCGCGCTGCTGCCGGCTGGCGCGGCGATCTCGGTGCTGACCGGCGGCACCGCCGCGTGGATCGACGCGGGGCTGCCGCTCGAGCACGGCGAGACGCATCTGGCGTCGCCGCGCGTCGACCGCTACCGGCGCCCGTATGAAGGCACCGACAACGCGGCCGCCGCGATGCAGGCGTATCTCGACTGGGAATACGGGCTGGTCGACCAGCTGAAGCGCGACGGCACGCACCACTTCCACGTGATCTGA